Within the Hallerella porci genome, the region CGCGGACGAAAATTGTTTTTTCGCAACTGCGCGCCTTGCCACGGACGCGATGGACGTCGCATGAATCTTTCGCATGATTTGAGAAATCCGCAATACATCGGGACGACCGCGCACGATGAAGCGCCGACATTTTGGTATATGATGAACTTCGGCGATTCTATCCGCGGAATGCTCCCGTATTTTGATGAAATTCCGCTTTCCGAGATGATCGATATTGCAGGATTTGCGCAGACTTTGCCACGGCATCCGTGGACCCGCGAAGAAATGGAAATCGTCGATCGTGAAAATGAAAAGCGCAAAGCGGAACGAGAACGTTTAGAAAAAATTTCTTCGGAAAATTCCCCATAAAAAAGCGAACCAATTCGGTTCGCTTTTTCCATTTTTTTTCAAAATTTAGTTCGGCATCATATCCGAGAAATCGTGCTTTTTCGCTTTCTTGGCAGCGGGTTCTTTCGCAAATTTCCGATTGGTGACGGAACCGACTGTGTAATAGCGTCCGTCTTTATAAATAATTGCCGTATAAATATTTAGCGTCTTGTGATTCGTCCACTGCTTGTAAAGATTGTGAACGCTCGGTTTGATATCGGCTTCTTGTAATTCGGTGGTGCGCACCTTTTTGCCGTAGCGATCCGAGAATTTGTCGGACATATAATCCAACGCTTCAAAGACTTTCGGTAAACGATCGACTTCCATGCGTCCGGTGCGGACTTCGAAAGCGTAAAAATGATCGTTCTTGTTAAAGAGGAAATCGACCTGCACAGGCAGTTCATCCATCATATAAACAGGAATCACAACGCGATCTGCGCCATCGGATGAACCGAGCGGGTCGTATCCCAACTTCATAATTTCTTCAATCACATGCTCCC harbors:
- a CDS encoding c-type cytochrome, with the translated sequence MDFRRIKKCAWILPVAYAVAFFSDVCLGEAEAPAPGSAGDTLTVEDKRMAYLVYNLLDSNGMILGADTARGRKLFFRNCAPCHGRDGRRMNLSHDLRNPQYIGTTAHDEAPTFWYMMNFGDSIRGMLPYFDEIPLSEMIDIAGFAQTLPRHPWTREEMEIVDRENEKRKAERERLEKISSENSP